Proteins from one Leptospira noumeaensis genomic window:
- the vapC gene encoding type II toxin-antitoxin system tRNA(fMet)-specific endonuclease VapC, whose product MNYFLDTNICIYFLKGKNDKIENNIKKLNPNRIKIPSIVKAELLLGALKSQNPKKNRNVVLDFLDPFEIVGFNDIESEIYAEIRSNLESKGLPIGPNDLIIASIVLNNNGILVTNNEKEFARINSIKLENWT is encoded by the coding sequence TTGAATTATTTTTTAGATACAAATATTTGTATTTATTTCCTAAAAGGTAAAAACGATAAGATTGAAAACAATATTAAGAAACTAAATCCAAACAGAATTAAGATTCCATCTATTGTAAAAGCAGAACTTCTATTAGGAGCACTCAAAAGCCAAAATCCTAAGAAGAATAGGAATGTCGTCTTAGATTTTCTAGATCCTTTTGAAATAGTCGGTTTTAATGATATAGAATCTGAAATTTACGCAGAAATTCGTTCAAATTTAGAATCAAAAGGATTACCTATTGGTCCAAATGATCTTATTATTGCCTCAATCGTATTAAATAACAATGGTATTCTTGTCACAAATAATGAAAAAGAATTTGCAAGAATCAATTCTATTAAACTCGAAAATTGGACTTAG
- a CDS encoding toxin-antitoxin system, antitoxin component: MPQLSLYIDQDTLKKIELAAKKEKVSISQWVKGKLQSSFEKKWPENFFQLYGSIEDNSFNKPDFLDFKNDNKREAF; encoded by the coding sequence ATGCCACAACTATCATTATATATTGATCAAGATACGCTCAAAAAAATTGAATTAGCTGCCAAAAAGGAAAAGGTTTCTATATCTCAATGGGTTAAAGGAAAATTACAGAGTTCTTTTGAAAAAAAATGGCCTGAAAATTTTTTCCAGTTATACGGATCAATAGAAGATAATTCCTTTAATAAACCAGATTTCTTAGACTTTAAAAATGATAACAAGAGAGAAGCTTTTTGA